A stretch of Clostridiales bacterium DNA encodes these proteins:
- a CDS encoding DUF1858 domain-containing protein, with amino-acid sequence MITKEMSITEIIEKHPETEEIFYKYGMYCLGCMAAMFESLEQGALAHGIDVDKFVEDLNKAVKK; translated from the coding sequence ATGATTACTAAAGAAATGTCCATAACAGAAATAATTGAAAAACATCCTGAAACGGAAGAGATTTTCTATAAATATGGCATGTACTGCCTGGGCTGCATGGCAGCGATGTTTGAAAGTTTAGAGCAAGGCGCATTGGCCCATGGAATAGATGTGGATAAATTCGTGGAAGATTTGAATAAGGCAGTAAAGAAGTAA